Genomic DNA from Acetilactobacillus jinshanensis:
TCATTAGTGGTGTAAAGGGATGCCCCTTAATCTTTGGAAAGGTCTGGAGCTGAACCGCACCAACGAACGACATTAGCGCAATGGAAATTAAATCATGCCCACTTTGAGATAACAGACATACCACTAATAATAGAATGACTTCAGCTAGGATCATCTGTGCACTAAACGAAAAGTGATGAGCCTTCGCCGCTTTACAAAGATCCTGATAAAATCGGGTTAATATCAAGCCAAGCACAAACGCCACCAGTGCGGAAATGTATTTTATAATTTGCATTCCGCTTAGCTGTGAATAACCAGCACCGAGTAAAACCAGGTTCCCGGTCTGCAATCCCGCAAAGACGTGGCCGTGCAA
This window encodes:
- a CDS encoding YoaK family protein produces the protein MTKLHQLYQSLPVGMLLCAVGGSLDADSFLLHGHVFAGLQTGNLVLLGAGYSQLSGMQIIKYISALVAFVLGLILTRFYQDLCKAAKAHHFSFSAQMILAEVILLLVVCLLSQSGHDLISIALMSFVGAVQLQTFPKIKGHPFTPLMMMGHMKKTINFMDKGDYPRVIANLLSLISFFIGAIITGLLIQWLNDWALLFAIIMLISIFIVAVNKKAC